CCTAAGGAGGCATTATGAGTTCATTCAAAAACAGTTCCGAAAAAAAACAGGCGGATGCCACGTTTACCGGAGAAGGCGTTTTTCCGAGAGGGGAAAAAAATGAAGCGTTCGCACGCTACTTTACAGGGACAAGCTATTTGAACATGCTTTCCATGGAAGGCGTGGTCATCGGCAACGTGACCTTTGAGCCGGGCTGCCGCAACTTCTGGCATATCCACCACAAAGGGGGCCAAATCCTTTTGGTGACCGGTGGGCGCGGCTGGTATCAGGAAGCGGGAAAACCGGCCAGAGAACTCCGAGCCGGTGATGTCGTCAACATCCCGCCGGAAACCAAGCACTGGCACGGGGCCGCCAAGGACAGCTGGTTCGCCCATGTGGCCGTGGAAGTGCCGTCGGAGGGCGGCTCCAACGAATGGCTGGAACCGGTTTCGGACGAGGAATACAATCAGCTGAAATAAAAAAGGATATGACCATGAAATTAGATTTTACCTACTATAATCCGACGGCTATTCATTTTGGGAAAGAATCGTTATCCAACCTTAAAGGAGAATTAGAACAGTATGGAGAGACGGTTCTTCTGGTTTACGGAAAGACGGCGATCAAGAAAAGCGGCCTCTATGACCAGGTCATCGATATCCTGAAAAAAGCAGGTAAAAAGGTTGTTGAACTGCCAGGTGTGATGCCCAACCCCACATACAGCAAAATGCTGGAAGGCTGCGAACGGGTGCGTGAGAACGATGTCAATCTGATTCTGGCAGTCGGCGGCGGCTCTGTTATCGACTGCGCGAAAGGAATCTCGGTATCCGCATATTGTGACGAAGATCCGTTTACAAAATATTGGCTTCAATTTCAGCCGGTGACCAACAAAACGGTTCCCGTGGCATCCATTCTCACCATGGTTGGAACAGGTTCCGAGATGAACGGCGGCTCGGTGATTACCAATGAAGAGACGAAGATCAAGGCGGGCAGGGTATTTCCCGCGGACGTCTACCCCAGATTCTCCATTCTCAATCCGGAATACACCTATACGGTGCCTCAGTACCAGATGGTCAGCGGTGTGTTTGATACCATGTCCCACCTGATGGAGCAGTATTTCACCGGGGATGATTGCAATACAACCGACTATCTCATTGAGGCGCTGCTTCGTTCCTCAATCGACAATGCCCGTGCGGCATTGAAAGATCCGGAAGACTATGAAGCGCGCAGCAATATCATGTGGAATGCAACCCTTGCTTTAAATACAATGACCGGATTGTCCAAAGCACAGGACTGGCAGGTTCACATGATCGAGCACCAGCTCGGCGCGTACACGGACTGTGCGCACGGTATGGGGCTTGCTGCGGTCTCCCTGCCTTACTACAGGCATATTTACCCCCATGGCGTTGATAAATTCGCGCGTTTTGCTACTGAGGTGTGGGGAATTTCCGCTGAAGGAAAATCAAAAGAAGCGCTTGCCAAAGAGGGTATCGATGCGCTTGAGGCGTTCTGTAAAGAGTGTGGAATCGTGACGTCGCTTAAAGCGCTTGGAGCAACGGAAGAGATGCTTCCGAAGATTGCCGAGTCCATATTTATTCTGGAAGGCGGATATAAAAAGCTTGCCACTGAAGAGATATTGGAAATCTTGAAGGCATGTTTCTAAACCCTTCTTCTCTCAATTGCTTCGGCTTAGGCTTCATTTTTCTGTGCAACATGTGTTTCGACGAATTCCACGAAACAATATCAAAACGCAAAATGCCCACTCACGGTATTTCGTGGAAGATGTGTATAAAATGGCGTCAGAAAGCGTCTAACAAAAAGTGCCATGGTTTTGTTTGAGAAACTCCATGAATCGAATTATAATAATTCTGTTTGCCGGCCTGGTCATGGGATCGTTTGCCGCCCAGGCGCAGGGGCTGCGGTTGTCGGACATGCAAGTCCAAATCACCTCCAATGGGCGCAGTGCGAGCTTCCAACTCTACGAAACGACTGCCGCAAAAGAATTCTACGATCAACTGCCACTCGAGCTGGATCTGACCAATTTTCGTGATGCCCAGTGGATGTTTTATCCGCCCGAAAGGCTGAACGTAACTGCGCGTGAGGCGTATCATGACGGGAAAAAGGGAGAGCTGGGTTACTATGAACCTTGGGGCGATGTGTTCATGCTCTACAAGGATTTTTATGCCGGCGATGAAATGCACCGGCTGGGCATCAACGTAACCGGAATCGAGGAGATCGCGGGAATGTCAGGCAAGGCAATTATTGAAAAGAATGAACCGAATGCGCCGGAAACCAAAACGGCTATGAAAATAAGTGTAACGGCAAACAGAAACACGACCGTGTTCGAACTCAACAACAGTGGGGCGGCAAAGAGCCTTTACGCCCAACTGCCATTGCGCATCAAAGTGGAGAATTACGGCAGCAACGAGAAGATCTTCTATTCGCCCAAAAAACTTGATACCGCCGACACTCCGCAAGCGGCGGCGCATGAGACTGGAACGCTCGCCTACTATGCACCCTGGGGAGACGTCGTGATGTTTTATGGAGATTTTGGTCCCGCTCCAGGGCTGTACGAACTGGGCCATGCCATATCGGGGGCCGAGTATATACGACGGATGTCAGGTTGGATACGAATCGAAAGATGTGGCGTCCCCTAATCGATTCGTTCTTCATCACGAATGGAGTCCCCAAGTAAAGGAGGCAGCATGTTTGCATTATCTGTGAAAAGTAAGAACGAGCAGGTCGATGCGGACCCGGAGACTCCTTTTACACAGGCGGCAATGTGGCAAGAACCGGTGGGTTCACTTTTGCTTTCTTCGCTAAAACAGGCAGCAGTATTGCAGAGGCGAAGAGGATGAACTATTTTATGGATTAGGAAGTAAAAACGTCAATGCCAACCAATTGGTATGGAAACCAAATTGCAAGGGAGGCTACCATGGATCGCCGTGATTTCTTGAAGAAAACCATTAGCGGTGGGATTGCCGCCGGTTCCACGCTGGCTTTTGGCGGCTATAAAAAACTGTTGGCGGCATCTTCACCCACACCGGCATCCTATGATCTGGTCGCCGTGAAGGGCGCCGAGCCGGATGTGATGTTCGACAAGGCTATCGCCTCGCTCGGCGGGATGCATAAGTTCGTGACCAAGGGCAGCAAGGTCTTGGTCAAGCCCAACATCGGCTGGGATGTGCCCCCCGAGCGTGCGGGCAACGCGAACCCGAAACTCGTGTCACGCATCGTCGAG
This window of the uncultured Desulfosarcina sp. genome carries:
- a CDS encoding cupin domain-containing protein, whose product is MSSFKNSSEKKQADATFTGEGVFPRGEKNEAFARYFTGTSYLNMLSMEGVVIGNVTFEPGCRNFWHIHHKGGQILLVTGGRGWYQEAGKPARELRAGDVVNIPPETKHWHGAAKDSWFAHVAVEVPSEGGSNEWLEPVSDEEYNQLK
- a CDS encoding iron-containing alcohol dehydrogenase, translated to MKLDFTYYNPTAIHFGKESLSNLKGELEQYGETVLLVYGKTAIKKSGLYDQVIDILKKAGKKVVELPGVMPNPTYSKMLEGCERVRENDVNLILAVGGGSVIDCAKGISVSAYCDEDPFTKYWLQFQPVTNKTVPVASILTMVGTGSEMNGGSVITNEETKIKAGRVFPADVYPRFSILNPEYTYTVPQYQMVSGVFDTMSHLMEQYFTGDDCNTTDYLIEALLRSSIDNARAALKDPEDYEARSNIMWNATLALNTMTGLSKAQDWQVHMIEHQLGAYTDCAHGMGLAAVSLPYYRHIYPHGVDKFARFATEVWGISAEGKSKEALAKEGIDALEAFCKECGIVTSLKALGATEEMLPKIAESIFILEGGYKKLATEEILEILKACF
- a CDS encoding cyclophilin-like fold protein encodes the protein MNRIIIILFAGLVMGSFAAQAQGLRLSDMQVQITSNGRSASFQLYETTAAKEFYDQLPLELDLTNFRDAQWMFYPPERLNVTAREAYHDGKKGELGYYEPWGDVFMLYKDFYAGDEMHRLGINVTGIEEIAGMSGKAIIEKNEPNAPETKTAMKISVTANRNTTVFELNNSGAAKSLYAQLPLRIKVENYGSNEKIFYSPKKLDTADTPQAAAHETGTLAYYAPWGDVVMFYGDFGPAPGLYELGHAISGAEYIRRMSGWIRIERCGVP